In Gammaproteobacteria bacterium, the DNA window TTCCGAATATTCGGAAGTCATCCACATACCTAGAGTGAGGATATTTGGCATCCCTTATATAATTATCTACATCAATCAGAACTGCCTCAGCCATAATAATACTTGCAGCCGGTCCTACGGGAACCCCCTGTGAAACAGAGCCGTTTAGGTCTAGTAAAAATCTTTCTGTGTTATTTGATAACTCAAAGAGTTCGGGACTAGCATATTCAATTGCGTTTTGTAATCTATGAACATAAATCTGGTTGTAAAAATCAGTTATATCGGTAACTAGAACATAGGAATTCTCTTCGGACAATTCTCTACATTTTTCAATAAACCCTGAATACCCTGCGCCGTTTGAAAAGAAAGTTCCTTTATCTTTACCTATGCCTATCCGATATGAACAAGCCACCCTTTCATCTTCAGGGATTCTTGCTGCCTCTACTTTTTCCGATATGAGAAATGCAATTGATGTATAAATTAATGTATTTATCGGATCTAGTTGGTGCACCATCCTATTGTCTTGCTAATAGTTATCCCCACAAAAATCATGCTGGAGCTTTTTCAGGATTAGCGTATTGAGTATCAGGGAGCCTAAAAAATGATTTGACCCTTTCCTGAAATTCTTTTAGCTTTTCCAAAGCAGAATAAACGCGCGCTCTGAAATCAGCCCGGTTTTTAATTGGCTCCTTTTCCAGATGATCATTTTTGATCTCATTCCAAACCTGTTCATCCGGATTTAACTCTGGCGAGTGGGGGGGAAGAAAGAACAAGCGGATTTGTTTTCGATGCGTCTCAAGAAAGGCTTTGACTTCTTTCGAGGTATGATAAGACGCATTGTCCGTGATGACAATTAATGGGCGCTCTCGACCCTCTAATGCCTTCTCTAAAAAGGCAATGAAAACCCCACTCACTCATTTTTGAGTGGTCACTTCAAATATTAACTCGCCCGTCGCCGTAACCATCGATAAAATGTGAAACCCACCCCGGTCATCACTCACTTTAATTTCAGGCGGATGACCGACTAAGCCCCACGTCCGTCCAGAACGCGTATGGCCTTGAACCCAT includes these proteins:
- a CDS encoding transposase, with the protein product MSGVFIAFLEKALEGRERPLIVITDNASYHTSKEVKAFLETHRKQIRLFFLPPHSPELNPDEQVWNEIKNDHLEKEPIKNRADFRARVYSALEKLKEFQERVKSFFRLPDTQYANPEKAPA